The genomic region GCAGCTTCAGGATGTGAAAGCCCGCCGGGCTGCGCACCGGCGCACTGATCTCGCCGGGCTTGAGCTTGCGCACGGTGTCGGCGAACAGGCCCGGCAGGTCGTCGGCCTTGCGCCAGCCCATGCTCCCGCCGGTGGCGGCATCGCCGGCTTCGGAATTTTCCTGTGCCAGCGCGCCGAAGTCGGCCCCCTTGCGTGCCTTGGCCACCAGCTCGTCTGCCCGGGCCTTCTGGCGGGCGACTTCCTTCTGGTCGGCACCTTCGGGCAGCTTCAGCAGGATCTGACGGATGTCGTATTCCGGCTGGCTGACCTTGCCGCTCTTGGCCAGCTCGGCGTCGATCTCGCCCTCGGAGATGCTGACGTTGCTGGCGGTCTCGCGTTCGCGCAGGCGCGCCGAGACGATCTCGGCCACCAGCTGACGGCGGAAGGTGTCCAGCGAGACACCCTCATCCTTCAGACGTTCGGTGAGCTGCTGCGTGGACAGACCGTTGTTCTGGGCCACGTCGGCCACAGCACGGTCGACCTCGGCATCGCTGGGCTTGAGACCATAGTCGGCGGCGTACTGCTCCTGCGCCAGCTGCAGGATCATCTGCTCCAGCACCTGCTTGCGCAGCTCGTCGGGCGGCGGCACCCCGGCTCCCGGGGTCTGGGCCGCACGCCCCTCGATCAGATGGATCTGGGCCTGCAGCTCGCTTTCGGTGATGACGCCCTGGTTGACGACGGCCACGATGCGGTCAAGCGACTCGATACCCGGCTTGTCGGCATCCAGTGGCGACGTGCCTCCGCTGCGGGGCAGCTCGGGACCGTCCTGGCCGAAGGGAGAGGCCGAGGAATACGGGGAGCGCTCCTCGGTGCCGGGCAGGCGCAGGCCTTGCTGCGCCTGAGCGACCAGCGGCAGGCAGGCCATGGCACAGGCCAGCAACAGGCCGATGGGGCTTCTGGCGGAAATGACGGTCGGGACCGGTTGCCCGGCAGCGTCTTTTTGCATGGTGATCGTTTACTCGTAGCCGTAGTAGCGTACTGCCGGCGCCAGGTTGTTGTCGGGCAGGCTGTAGCCAGGAATGTTGCGCGTCAATATACCAAAGGGATCCTGGCCGAAGTGACCAAGCCCGCGCAGGTCGAACTGGACATAGCCGACGGTGGACGTCTGGCGCGTGGTGGTGACGAAGCGGTGTGCCACGACCCGCACGGCCCAGC from Lautropia mirabilis harbors:
- a CDS encoding peptidylprolyl isomerase, giving the protein MQKDAAGQPVPTVISARSPIGLLLACAMACLPLVAQAQQGLRLPGTEERSPYSSASPFGQDGPELPRSGGTSPLDADKPGIESLDRIVAVVNQGVITESELQAQIHLIEGRAAQTPGAGVPPPDELRKQVLEQMILQLAQEQYAADYGLKPSDAEVDRAVADVAQNNGLSTQQLTERLKDEGVSLDTFRRQLVAEIVSARLRERETASNVSISEGEIDAELAKSGKVSQPEYDIRQILLKLPEGADQKEVARQKARADELVAKARKGADFGALAQENSEAGDAATGGSMGWRKADDLPGLFADTVRKLKPGEISAPVRSPAGFHILKLQDRRDGGATTVELTHARHILLPANSPETAAEAERRLSLFRRDIEAGKADFAKLAKEFSSDGSAAKGGDLGWLYPGDTVPEFEQAMKSLHDGEISEPVQTQFGVHLVQVLGRRTDTESPERLRNAARAKLREAKGGEAYQQWLRELRDRTYVEYRQKSDAASTH